In Candidatus Hydrogenedentota bacterium, the sequence AACTACTTCGACGTGGCCGCACCCTATGGATCGCTGGACAACGCGATGGCACGCGTAAACTGCAAAGTCATGGTGTTGTCGTATTCGTCAGATTGGCTCTACCCGCCGTATCAGTCCCAGGAAGTTGTTAATGCGTTGACGCGTCAGCGCAAGGACGTGACCTACTGCAACATCCAATCGGATTATGGTCACGATGCGTTCTTGTTGGAAGTGGACGTGATGAAAAAGATCATCAGCGGCTTCTTAGAGAACACGATGAATCCGATGAGCGAACGCAGGGGGAGACCGGCCAAAGTCGATTCCGAAGCGGAATTGGGACCGCCGCCGACGTTTACTTCGAGCATCTACGAAGGGCATCGTGTCGACTACGACATGATCGTGGACCTCGTTGACAGCGGCAGCCGAGTCTTGGATATCGGTTGCGGCGATGGAGAATTGCTGGAAGAACTCGTAGCTCAGCGCCGCGTGGACGGCATGGGATTGGAGTTGGCTCAGGGAAATATCGTGAGCTGTATTCGCCGAGGTGTTTCTGTCGTTCAGGCTGACATCGGAGACGGTTTGTCTGGAATGCCGGATGACAGTTTCGACTACGTTATCCTGAGCATGACGTTGCAGGTCCTTCGAAAGCCGGAACAGGCGCTCCGCGAGATGCTGCGCGTGGGGCGGAAGTGTATCGTGAGTTTTCCGAACTTCGGGTTCTGGAAGGTGAGGGCCAAGATGGTCGTGCTGGGCCGCGCTCCCGTAACGCGCAACCTTCCTTATGCGTGGTATATCAGTCCAAACCGCCACGTGCTTTCGATCAACGATTTCCGAGACTACTGCGCGATGCGCGACATCCGCATCGAACGTGAAATTCCGCTCAATCGCAAGGGCTTGGGCTGGACCGCGCGCATGTGGCCCAACTTGCTCGCAGACGAAGCGGTCTATGTAATTACGCAGCGTTAACCGCAATTCTGGCTGGTTAGCGCTCTACACACCTGCAAGACGTTAAGGTTGCACCATGGGGATTTCGTAGCGCTCTGGAAGGTCGAGCACGACGCGCGTCATTGATGCCGTGGTTTGTGATTCTGCCCCGACGCGAATGGTGTGGTCGCCTTCGCTGATTTCCAATGCTGGAAGCGAGTCGCCAATGATCTCTGCCTCAACAAAAGCCGGGCCGTAGCGCAGCCAAGCGTCTCCGGGGTAGAGGAAGGCATATTGTCCAGCCGTAAGCGTTCCCGCGTATGGGATTCGAGCGCCGTCAATCTCGATCCAGGGGTTTGACAGACTCTGTGTATCGACGGCGCGCAGCGCTTTGACGTCGTCTATCGCGCAGGTGACGCCTGTGTTGGCCGGGAGGCCATTGTAGTAGAAGCTGAGCGTACGCACTTTACCGTAGTTCATGGGGTCTATCTCGGGCCGCGGCAATTGCTGGTAGCGCCAGCCTTCGTAGTCGTTGGCGATGTACCAGTCGGTGGCCTTTTCGCCGTCGGTGAGTTGCAGTTTGAACTGCCCGCCTTTTCCATCGCCGCGCAGCCAGAAGCCAATCGCCTTGAACCAAGAGAGGTCGAGAGGCGGATCGAAGGCTTTCGTGACGACGGACCAGCCGTCTGGAGAAGGCCTTGTGCTTGTGGCGGTGTATTCGGCGCAGGCTCCGCCTTCCTTTGCTTCTGAGAACTGTGCAAGGCGTTGCGAGACTCCGTCGAGCGTTGCGCCTCCTTGTCCTCCTTCGATAACGGTTACCGGTGTGCTTGGAGCGGGGGTGTTGAGGTAAGGTGCGAGGTCGTCGAATCCCTCGAGCAGAACGGCATCGGCACTTCGGTAAGATGGTCCGGCGATGGTCCATGGCGTAGACACAACGCGGAATTGTACGCCGACTTTTGCGGGACCCTTTGGAACGTGGATGGACCACGTGGCGGTTTGCGGATAGGCCGGATCGATCGTGTGCCAGGGCTGATAGTCCACCCGTTGAAACGTTTCGTGACCGGGTGTTCCCACAAGGCGAAACTCGCGGCGATGTTCGCGAAGGCTTTCGCGTTCCTCGGGCTGTTTGACTCCGGCAAGAATCGGCTCGACGCGGAAGCGCTCGCGCATATCTTCCGGCACTCTTCCGCTGAGGCGCAACTTCTCATAGCGTGATATCAGGTCGAGAATCGCGCCCGTAAACGGATGGTTTGCCGCCGCGCCACACGAAACCTGAAAAGACATGGATGAGTTGTAGCCGATGGTCGCGCCGAGGATGTACTCAAACATGTCAGGAGTGGCAGTCGGATCGTAACCGTAGTACCAACCGATGTCGAGAGGCATGGCATCGCGTTTGAAGGCGTCAAACCAACCGGAGCGTTCGTCCAGGTATGCCTTCAGATCGTCGTGACCGTCGGCCGATGCACTGCGAGAAAGCATATGCCAAGAATAGTGGCTATAGCTGCTTGCTTGGAGAAGAATGTCCTTGCGCGTCAGCTTGTCGTAGAAGCCCTTGATCAATCGCGCGTTGTAGTACCAGTGCTCTCCTTGGAGCCATTCGGAACCGTCAAAGTAGAGCATATCGACATCGCAAGCGTTGGCGACTTTGGCCATGTTGCTGGTCACTTCGTCGAAGAGCGTGGAGTCCATGTCGTGCAAGAAGTACCCGTAGGTGCGTTTTAGATGGCGAATGGTCTCACCCTTGGTGTGCGGAGCGGGTGCGGTACCAAAATAGCCGCGCTGGCACGATTTGAAGCCCAAAGGGGATTCCATGCTTCGCGAGCCGTATGCAATGAGTTCGTCACCAATCTGGATGATGGTGCCATAGCCCATGTATCCGCCATCCTCGGCGGGAAAAGCATCGGGAGCGGCAATGGTGGGTACGAAGTCGGAGTCAGCAGTGACATCTTCGGCGAGTTCTGTCGAGTGGTCGCGGACAAGCCTCGGATCGGGTATGGGGGTGAGATAGGGATCGTTGGGATAGATTGACGCGCCCAAGAAGTGGAACCCTACGCGAAAACCATCCTTTTTGAAGCGCTGTACCGTTCGAGCCAGAGTCTCAATCCCACCAGGAAACGCCTTGTCGTTGACTTCGTAATGCCCGGTGGAACGAGTCCATGAGTCTTGAAGTATGAGGATAGTGCCGAATCCACCACGGCGCGCCATATTGACCACCGTGTCGTATTCGGGCTCGCTGAAACTGGTGATGAACAGATAGGACTGTTTGATCAGTGGGGAGGTCTTGATGGGACGACCTTCATACGCTGGACAAGGAAGTCCCACGTGATTCTCGAATTGCTGCATAACGTCATAAAACGTGTCGTCGCTGCTGACGAGAAGACCGAAGCGCGCGGGCAATAGTCCGTGGGCTGCACTGGTTTCAAGCGAGAGAGTGGGTTGGGGCTTCGTGAAGAAACGCGAGTGCTCTGGCTCAAAATCTTCGAGCAGTACAGCTTCTTCTATCCCGTTGCGCACTATGATTGCCTCTACACGATCGATGAGGCAGGTAACCGTCGCATTGGCGGGAAGGCCGTTGTAGTAGACGTTGAGCGCGGATATGTGCTCCGGCTTGATCGTGTTGTAGGGGATCTCGGTTAGCGTGACCTGGCGCCACCCCGTGAAGTCGATGGGCAAGTACGTGTCGCGGTAGCCGCCGGAACCGTCATAGAGTTGGAACTTCAGCAGTTCGCCCTGTCCATCGCCGTTCACCCACGCACGGATGGCTGTAATGCCCGTGAGATCGAGCGGACGGGGTAGATATCGGCCGGACACACTCCAACCGGCTGGCTTGTCTCCCGAGGTTGCGGTGAAGCGTGCTGCTCCAATCCCGGATTTGGCGTCGGTTGTGGGTGTAATCGTGTGACTACACCCCGCGCTATCGCCGTCCTGACTGTCGAGTGTTTGCGAAAATGCATGGATGTTGGGTTCCGCGGCGGAGAGGGTCACCACCTTTGAACCTGAGCGGCACGCGTTCACGTTTGTCATGAGTTCCGCGTTTTCAGGCACTCCGAGGCTGAAGAGATTGACGCGAGTTGTCTCTTTGGGGACTTCTAGTTGAATGAGTTCAAATACGGCAAAACCGCTTTGGGGAGTCACCCTATATACGGCGTAGGCTCCCTCTTTGAATTGAATCTTCAGTTCGGGACCGTCTTGTGCGACGGATTCCGGCAAGAGGACTTCCTGTGAAGTACCGAGTGTGACAATGGGGTGTTCCGATTTCGGCCACGGGGCCTGTTCGCCCGATAGGTTCAGAGTGGCATAACCCAGGGTGTCGATGGTGAGTTTTGCAGCGCCCAAGTCGAACACGGCATCGGCGTATGCCAGTATGGGAAGTAGCAGAGATAATAGCGCGTATCGCGTAACCGTGCGGCTCATGACGATTCCCCCCCGGAGTTTCACAGAGCGTAAATGGGAAACCGGCACGGGGTGCGTTCGTTATCCCCGTGCCGGCAAAGTCGAAAATCAGTCCTTCAACTCGCGAACCCACACATTGCGGAAGAGAACCGGGTTGCCGTGGTCCTGTAGCTCGATGGGGCCTTTGTCACCGTGCGGCGAATAGGGCGTGACGGAATGCGATCCACGCCAGCCTGTGCCGCCGGTCAGTTGGTAGTTGTCGTGAACCAATACGCCATTGTGAAAGACGGTGAAGGTGGCGGGTTTGACGACGCGCTTGCCCTTGAAGACGGGGCGATGGAAGATGATGTCGTAGGATTGCCATTCACCGGGCTTGCGGCATGCGTTGACCAACGGCTTGTTTCTTCCGTAAATGGCCGAGCATTGGCCGTCGAAGTAGGTGGTGTTTTCGTAGGAATCGAGCACTTGTACTTCGTAGCGGCCCATGAGGAAGACGCCGCTGTTACCGCGGCCTTGCCCTTCACCTTCGGCGGGCACGGGCGTGGCGAATTCGACGTGAAGCTGACACGAACCGAACTCCTGTTTGGAGCGAATCATGCCGGAGTCTTTTACGGGGGACATGGCGCCGTCCTTGACAATCCACTTGGTTTGCTCACCTTCCTTCGTGGAGGTCCAGTTGTCAAGGTTCTTGCCATCGAAGAGGACTGTGGCGTCAGACGGGGCCGTCCCGGGGACTTCCTGGGTGCTACACGTTCCGGGAGTGATGATGGGAGGTGGAGCCGACTTGGCGGGGTCTGTCTCATGGACCATGACGCCGTCAATGGTCATGTAATAGACCTTTTCCATTTTGCCTTCGCTGTTCTTCTCCATCTGAGACCATTCTTTGATCTTGGGCTTGGAAGATCGCGCATCGGCGTAGGGCGCAGCGATCATCACGAACGCGGCGCAAGCGGCCAGCCACACCAGTTGTCGTCTCATCATCGTCTCTCCTCGCGGTTGAGGGCGCGGAGCCATCCCCGTGCCACCCCAAAATAAGTACACCACTCCCCAACTGGCGTTGAGGCGCGTTTGGCATAGCGTACGCCATTTGCAGGTCGATTCTCTAGTGGAGGCCGCAGATTCCGACGGCAGCGGAAATGACT encodes:
- a CDS encoding homoserine O-acetyltransferase, whose translation is MADEGSVGIVETKYFTFAHPPNALELDCGRKLGPVTLAYETYGELNADKSNAILIVHALSGDAHAAGYHKPEDRRPGWWDNMIGPGKGFDTNKYFVICSNVLGGCQGSTGPSSIDPETGKPYGLSFPIITIGDMVRAQRELIRHLGIEKLLSVAGGSMGGMQAMEWMTRYPDLMKSSIVIASTPLLNAQGIAFDAVGRHAIQADPAFNEGDYYDSDEHPAQGLSIARMLAHITYLSDASMRAKFGRALRKAERYSFDFGSEFSVETYLDYQGEQFVNRFDANSYLYITKAINYFDVAAPYGSLDNAMARVNCKVMVLSYSSDWLYPPYQSQEVVNALTRQRKDVTYCNIQSDYGHDAFLLEVDVMKKIISGFLENTMNPMSERRGRPAKVDSEAELGPPPTFTSSIYEGHRVDYDMIVDLVDSGSRVLDIGCGDGELLEELVAQRRVDGMGLELAQGNIVSCIRRGVSVVQADIGDGLSGMPDDSFDYVILSMTLQVLRKPEQALREMLRVGRKCIVSFPNFGFWKVRAKMVVLGRAPVTRNLPYAWYISPNRHVLSINDFRDYCAMRDIRIEREIPLNRKGLGWTARMWPNLLADEAVYVITQR
- a CDS encoding DUF1080 domain-containing protein encodes the protein MEKVYYMTIDGVMVHETDPAKSAPPPIITPGTCSTQEVPGTAPSDATVLFDGKNLDNWTSTKEGEQTKWIVKDGAMSPVKDSGMIRSKQEFGSCQLHVEFATPVPAEGEGQGRGNSGVFLMGRYEVQVLDSYENTTYFDGQCSAIYGRNKPLVNACRKPGEWQSYDIIFHRPVFKGKRVVKPATFTVFHNGVLVHDNYQLTGGTGWRGSHSVTPYSPHGDKGPIELQDHGNPVLFRNVWVRELKD